The following are encoded together in the bacterium genome:
- a CDS encoding chromate transporter — MSTLLQIAGAFGVLSLLAVGGGAAVLPEMKASVVAAHHWLTADQFVEIYSLGQLAPGPNMLMVQVIGERIAGVPGALVALLGFFLPASVLTYATGRLWDRLEGWPWRESIQRGLAPISIGLMLAGTITIGRIAVNDPRTIAMAGAVTVLLLWRKPNPAWLILGCGVLGWALLRG; from the coding sequence ATGAGCACGCTGCTCCAGATCGCCGGCGCGTTCGGCGTCCTCTCGCTGCTGGCCGTCGGCGGCGGCGCCGCCGTGCTGCCCGAGATGAAGGCTTCGGTGGTCGCGGCGCACCACTGGCTCACCGCCGACCAGTTCGTCGAGATATACAGCCTCGGCCAGCTCGCGCCGGGGCCGAACATGCTCATGGTGCAGGTGATCGGCGAGCGCATCGCCGGAGTCCCCGGCGCGTTGGTGGCGCTGCTCGGGTTCTTTCTGCCGGCGAGCGTCCTCACTTACGCCACCGGGCGGCTCTGGGACCGGCTCGAGGGCTGGCCGTGGCGCGAGTCGATCCAACGCGGTCTCGCGCCGATCTCGATCGGGCTCATGCTCGCCGGCACCATCACGATCGGGCGCATCGCCGTGAACGACCCGCGCACGATCGCCATGGCCGGCGCCGTCACCGTGCTGCTGCTGTGGCGCAAGCCGAACCCCGCCTGGCTGATCCTCGGCTGCGGCGTTCTCGGCTGGGCCCTGCTGCGCGGCTGA
- a CDS encoding chromate transporter, which produces MGATSFGGGVVAYLRQGLVVQRRWLDDDAFMCALEISQTLPGLNATNMSILVGSRLRGVPGAVAAFLGMCLPGSALLFVLGALYGAHGAKPAVTAALAGVAAAATGLLLATTYQLGRKEMSGVADVAFVAATTAAVSVFHVALPIVLFTLGPLAIWWYRPRRDA; this is translated from the coding sequence ATGGGCGCCACCAGCTTCGGCGGCGGCGTGGTGGCCTATCTGCGGCAGGGGCTCGTCGTCCAGCGCCGCTGGCTCGACGACGACGCCTTCATGTGCGCGCTGGAGATCAGCCAGACGCTGCCCGGGCTGAACGCCACCAACATGAGCATCCTCGTCGGCAGCCGGCTGCGCGGTGTGCCCGGCGCCGTCGCGGCCTTCCTCGGCATGTGTCTCCCCGGCAGCGCGCTGCTGTTCGTCCTGGGAGCGCTCTACGGCGCACACGGCGCGAAGCCGGCGGTCACCGCGGCGCTCGCCGGCGTCGCCGCCGCGGCGACGGGGCTCCTCCTCGCCACGACCTATCAGCTCGGCCGCAAGGAGATGAGCGGCGTCGCCGACGTCGCCTTCGTGGCGGCGACTACGGCGGCGGTCAGCGTCTTCCACGTCGCCCTGCCGATCGTGCTCTTCACGCTCGGCCCGCTCGCGATCTGGTGGTACCGGCCCCGGCGCGACGCATGA
- a CDS encoding putative lipoprotein, translating to MLPAHPLRGAAMVALLALVAATGCSISASSVSISESIGTSSESISGSSASSSRSDTDRYREDVAEYTKAYVQSGGQYDAFQRTLADLARKRGISDWESSKATWVGVGQGLARAKVSEVALDTWKTNLAGDDDAKRRAIESGYRHPGD from the coding sequence ATGCTCCCTGCACATCCGCTTCGCGGCGCGGCCATGGTCGCGCTGCTCGCCCTCGTCGCGGCCACCGGCTGCTCGATCTCGGCCAGCTCGGTGAGCATCTCGGAATCGATCGGCACCTCGTCCGAATCGATCTCGGGCTCGAGCGCCAGCTCGTCGCGCAGCGACACCGACCGCTACCGCGAGGACGTCGCGGAGTACACCAAGGCGTACGTGCAGTCGGGCGGCCAGTACGACGCCTTCCAGCGCACCCTCGCCGACCTCGCGCGCAAGCGCGGCATCAGCGACTGGGAGAGCAGCAAGGCGACCTGGGTCGGCGTCGGCCAGGGGCTGGCGCGCGCGAAGGTGTCCGAGGTCGCGCTCGACACCTGGAAGACGAACCTCGCGGGCGACGACGACGCCAAGCGCCGCGCCATCGAGAGCGGCTACCGCCACCCGGGGGACTAG
- a CDS encoding DUF4325 domain-containing protein, translated as MPPPSPTDRVRDLTARRGEVQNRDVAAALRVSAATAHRLLQALVLAGVLERRGKGRASRYGLRTIRRRFRLAGLDEHAAIDAIAADIAAIRPLGADEAHTFAYAASEMLNNAIDHSGGRGAAVTVAFEAGGATAMTITDDGVGVFRRVAEEFGYATPADAIVQLEQGKLTSDPARHSGEGLFFTSKAVSRFRLESQGVAWVVDNVAGDSGIGSSEVRRGTRVGFVLVPGHVPRLQDVFAAFTDPESLAFLRTRATIRLAAFGKTLVARSEAKRLVARLPEFTHVTLDFTGVDVVGQGFCDEVFRVFARAHPGVTLEPVGMNDAVAFMVARARAAAR; from the coding sequence ATGCCGCCTCCGTCTCCGACCGACCGCGTCCGTGACCTGACGGCCCGCCGGGGCGAGGTCCAGAACCGCGACGTGGCGGCGGCGCTGCGGGTGTCGGCCGCCACGGCGCACCGGCTCCTCCAGGCCCTCGTGCTCGCCGGCGTCCTCGAGCGGCGCGGCAAGGGGCGCGCGTCCCGCTACGGGCTGCGCACGATCCGGCGACGGTTCCGCCTGGCCGGTCTCGACGAGCACGCGGCGATCGACGCGATCGCCGCAGACATCGCGGCGATCCGCCCGCTGGGCGCCGACGAGGCGCACACCTTCGCGTACGCCGCCTCGGAGATGCTGAACAACGCGATCGACCATTCGGGCGGCCGCGGCGCCGCGGTCACCGTCGCTTTCGAGGCCGGGGGCGCGACCGCGATGACGATAACCGACGACGGCGTCGGCGTCTTCCGCCGCGTCGCGGAGGAGTTCGGCTACGCCACCCCCGCGGACGCCATCGTCCAGCTCGAGCAGGGCAAGCTGACGAGCGACCCCGCGCGCCATAGCGGCGAAGGGCTGTTCTTCACCTCCAAGGCGGTGTCGCGCTTCCGGCTGGAGAGCCAGGGCGTGGCGTGGGTGGTCGACAACGTCGCGGGCGACAGCGGCATCGGCAGCAGCGAAGTGCGCCGCGGGACCCGCGTGGGCTTCGTGCTCGTCCCGGGGCACGTGCCGCGGCTCCAGGACGTCTTCGCGGCCTTCACCGATCCCGAGAGCCTGGCGTTCCTGCGTACGCGGGCGACGATCCGGCTGGCGGCCTTCGGCAAGACGCTCGTCGCCCGCTCCGAGGCGAAGCGCCTGGTCGCGCGGCTGCCCGAGTTCACCCACGTGACGCTCGACTTCACCGGCGTCGACGTCGTCGGCCAGGGCTTCTGCGACGAGGTCTTCCGGGTCTTCGCGCGTGCGCACCCCGGGGTGACGCTCGAGCCGGTGGGCATGAACGACGCCGTCGCCTTCATGGTGGCCCGCGCCCGCGCCGCGGCACGCTGA
- a CDS encoding response regulator — protein sequence MSPSPVQPAAVAPVAPDPASFIRRVSMLAWCAVGSNTLFEAIDLVNGRPGLAGITAVRAVAALVGLSVALRLRRPLADDAVVRLAVLGTTLSLVANMAIGIVGQVVFTPVLITAALPFLTASVFPWGVGPQAIVAATATACALANVMLVRGVDSGIANFGVAVLIGMPLSILTAATLARERAARTAAMAAVAESEARFRTLAESAPVMIWFADLAQTLVFANRATREFLGLDAPVPAPTWQAHVDAEGLARLRTRAAAPDEVWRGEVRLRRADGAWRWILVTTLPRRGSDGRRLGWIGTAVDVTDRQAALEETKRARDVALDAARTKAVFLATMSHELRTPMNGILGMTRLALESEMSDEAREHVATVRSSAEALLTVINDVLDFSKVEAGKLSLETLPFALRPLLDDTLRAFAPICDEKGLTLGCDVAADVPDGLAGDPGRLRQILVNLLGNAVKFTPEGAVRVSVERAGADADGVALRFAIADTGIGIPPEQVDRVFAAFTQADDTTTRRFGGTGLGLAITRQLVTLMGGAIGLESTPGRGSTFHFTAHFGRADVAAATAAPVVPSPAVRPLRVLLAEDNRVNQQVAVRVLEKRGHTVVVADDGRVAVERAGAEPFDLILMDMQMPEMDGLEATAAIRAVEAASRRRVPIVAMTANALVGDRERCLAAGMDDYLAKPIDFSELDRVLARYGAVGRAA from the coding sequence ATGTCGCCGAGTCCCGTCCAGCCAGCCGCCGTCGCGCCGGTCGCCCCGGATCCGGCGTCGTTCATCCGCCGGGTCTCGATGCTGGCGTGGTGCGCCGTCGGCAGCAACACGCTCTTCGAGGCCATCGACCTCGTGAATGGGCGCCCGGGGCTGGCGGGCATCACCGCCGTGCGCGCCGTCGCGGCGTTGGTCGGCCTCTCGGTGGCGCTGCGCTTGCGGCGCCCGCTGGCGGACGACGCCGTGGTACGGCTGGCGGTCCTCGGCACGACCCTGTCGCTGGTCGCCAACATGGCCATCGGCATCGTCGGGCAGGTGGTCTTCACCCCGGTGCTGATCACCGCCGCGCTGCCCTTCCTGACGGCCAGCGTGTTTCCGTGGGGCGTCGGCCCGCAGGCGATCGTCGCCGCGACCGCGACCGCCTGCGCGCTCGCCAACGTGATGCTGGTGCGCGGCGTCGACTCGGGCATCGCCAACTTCGGGGTCGCGGTGCTGATCGGCATGCCGCTCTCGATCCTCACCGCGGCGACCCTGGCGCGCGAGCGTGCGGCGCGCACGGCGGCGATGGCCGCGGTCGCGGAGAGCGAGGCACGCTTCCGCACGCTGGCCGAGTCGGCGCCGGTGATGATCTGGTTCGCCGACCTCGCGCAGACCCTGGTCTTCGCGAACCGCGCGACGCGCGAATTCCTCGGCCTCGACGCGCCGGTCCCCGCGCCCACCTGGCAGGCGCACGTCGACGCCGAGGGCCTGGCACGCCTGCGCACGCGCGCGGCCGCGCCCGACGAGGTGTGGCGGGGCGAGGTCCGCCTGCGGCGTGCCGACGGCGCGTGGCGCTGGATCCTGGTGACGACGCTGCCGCGCCGCGGGAGCGACGGCCGCCGCCTCGGCTGGATCGGCACGGCGGTGGACGTCACCGACCGGCAGGCGGCGCTCGAGGAGACCAAGCGCGCCCGCGACGTTGCGCTCGACGCGGCACGCACGAAGGCCGTGTTCCTCGCGACCATGAGCCACGAGCTGCGCACGCCGATGAACGGCATCCTCGGCATGACCCGGCTCGCGCTCGAGAGCGAGATGAGCGACGAGGCGCGCGAGCACGTCGCGACGGTGCGCTCGTCGGCCGAGGCGCTGCTGACCGTCATCAACGACGTGCTCGACTTCTCCAAGGTCGAGGCCGGCAAGCTGAGCCTCGAGACGCTGCCGTTCGCGCTGCGCCCGCTGCTCGACGACACGCTGCGCGCCTTCGCGCCGATCTGCGACGAGAAGGGCCTCACCCTCGGCTGCGACGTCGCCGCGGACGTGCCCGACGGGCTCGCCGGCGATCCCGGCCGCCTGCGCCAGATACTGGTCAACCTCCTCGGCAACGCGGTCAAGTTCACGCCCGAGGGCGCCGTGCGCGTCAGCGTCGAGCGCGCGGGCGCCGACGCCGACGGCGTCGCGCTGCGCTTCGCCATCGCCGACACCGGCATCGGCATCCCGCCGGAGCAGGTCGACCGGGTGTTCGCCGCGTTCACCCAGGCCGACGACACCACGACGCGGCGGTTCGGCGGCACCGGGCTCGGCCTCGCGATCACGCGCCAGTTGGTGACGCTGATGGGCGGCGCCATCGGCCTCGAGAGCACGCCGGGCCGCGGCAGCACGTTCCACTTCACCGCCCACTTCGGCCGCGCCGACGTCGCCGCGGCGACCGCCGCGCCCGTCGTTCCCTCGCCGGCCGTGCGGCCGCTGCGCGTGCTGCTGGCCGAGGACAACCGGGTGAACCAGCAGGTCGCCGTACGTGTGCTCGAGAAGCGCGGCCATACGGTCGTCGTCGCCGACGACGGTCGCGTCGCCGTCGAGCGTGCAGGCGCCGAGCCCTTCGACCTGATCCTCATGGACATGCAGATGCCGGAGATGGACGGGCTCGAGGCGACGGCCGCCATCCGTGCCGTCGAGGCCGCTTCGAGACGGCGGGTGCCGATCGTGGCCATGACCGCCAACGCCCTGGTGGGCGATCGCGAGCGCTGTCTCGCCGCCGGCATGGACGATTATCTGGCCAAGCCCATAGACTTCTCCGAGCTGGATCGCGTGCTCGCACGCTACGGCGCCGTCGGCCGCGCCGCCTGA
- a CDS encoding acetyl-CoA acetyltransferase has protein sequence MASNGIKDKVAIVGMGCTPFGEHWDKGPEDLLVDAAHEAYRSAGVEADAVDAYWLGTMASGTSGLMLSEALKIPYRPVTRLENMCATGSEAIRNAAYAVASGAYDLVMAIGVEKLKDSGFSGLVIGNPPNDGTLSNMTAPATFSLLAPAYAKKYGVDEAELKQVLARIAWKNHKNGAKNPKAQFKKEVPMETITKAPPVAGMLGVFDCSGVSDGAAAAVLCRAEDAHKYSKNPIFLKALSFAAGPAHGYYSPDYDFTTFPEVVASSADAYKQAGVTDPREEISMAEVHDCFTPTELVLMEDMGFSPRGHGWKDVMDGRFDGDGPQPVNPDGGLKSFGHPIGASGLRMMYEMWLQLRGEAGPRQIKAPKLGLTHNLGGAPGRCVSFVSIVGV, from the coding sequence ATGGCCAGCAACGGGATCAAGGACAAGGTCGCCATCGTCGGCATGGGCTGCACCCCGTTCGGGGAGCACTGGGACAAGGGGCCGGAAGACCTCCTCGTCGACGCCGCCCACGAGGCCTACCGCTCCGCGGGCGTCGAGGCCGACGCCGTCGACGCCTACTGGCTCGGCACCATGGCGAGCGGCACGTCCGGCCTCATGCTCTCCGAGGCGCTCAAGATCCCGTACCGCCCCGTCACCCGGCTCGAGAACATGTGCGCCACCGGCAGCGAGGCGATCCGCAACGCCGCCTACGCCGTCGCCAGCGGCGCCTACGATCTCGTCATGGCGATCGGCGTCGAGAAGCTGAAGGACTCGGGCTTCTCCGGTCTCGTCATCGGCAACCCGCCGAACGACGGCACGCTCTCGAACATGACCGCGCCCGCGACCTTCTCGCTGCTCGCGCCCGCCTACGCCAAGAAGTACGGCGTCGACGAGGCCGAGCTGAAGCAGGTGCTCGCCCGCATCGCATGGAAGAACCACAAGAACGGCGCCAAGAACCCGAAGGCGCAGTTCAAGAAGGAGGTGCCGATGGAGACCATCACCAAGGCGCCGCCGGTGGCGGGCATGCTCGGCGTCTTCGACTGCTCGGGGGTGAGCGACGGCGCCGCCGCGGCGGTCCTCTGCCGCGCGGAGGACGCCCACAAGTACTCGAAGAACCCGATCTTCCTGAAGGCGCTCTCCTTCGCCGCGGGCCCCGCGCACGGCTACTACTCGCCCGACTACGACTTCACGACCTTCCCCGAGGTCGTCGCCAGCTCGGCCGACGCCTACAAGCAGGCCGGCGTCACCGACCCGCGCGAAGAGATCAGCATGGCCGAGGTCCACGACTGCTTCACGCCCACCGAGCTCGTGCTGATGGAGGACATGGGCTTCTCCCCGCGCGGCCACGGCTGGAAGGACGTCATGGACGGCCGCTTCGACGGCGACGGCCCCCAGCCGGTGAACCCCGACGGCGGCCTCAAGAGCTTCGGCCACCCGATCGGCGCCAGCGGGCTGCGCATGATGTACGAGATGTGGCTCCAGCTCCGCGGCGAGGCCGGCCCGCGCCAGATCAAGGCCCCGAAGCTCGGGCTGACGCACAACCTCGGCGGCGCGCCGGGGCGGTGTGTGAGCTTCGTGTCGATCGTCGGGGTGTGA
- a CDS encoding acyl-CoA dehydrogenase family protein: protein MDLELNDTERMLRDTFRGWFTGELEPHVPAMERGELLPYDLMRTMHRTLGLEAMVPRPGSREPGEGGAGLDANVARFARTTFVVEMARVSPSFALSYGASTGLFGANVIGKGTPEQVAEWAIPVMRCEKIGAWGLTEPGAGSDALGGMQTTARRDGDHYVLAGSKTFITNAPFADVFLVYARVQGGEQDGTIQPFLVDRRDAGLTTGPPMKKMGMRGSPTGEIFLDDVRLPADRVLGGGVRKRDHVKSSLAQERGGLSVLSYGIAERCFEIARDYAKERRQFGKPIAEFQLVQQRLARMWVAVANSRRIVYADWLAGRPLRESVADVCAGKLYCAEMGTFVAFEAIHILAGNGYMEEYVVERLARDAKLIELGGGTTEIQILTLARELLA from the coding sequence ATGGACCTCGAGCTGAACGACACCGAGCGCATGCTGCGCGACACCTTCCGCGGCTGGTTCACGGGCGAGCTGGAGCCGCACGTGCCCGCCATGGAGCGCGGCGAGCTTTTGCCCTACGACCTCATGCGCACGATGCACCGCACGCTCGGCCTGGAGGCCATGGTGCCGCGGCCGGGCTCGCGCGAGCCGGGGGAGGGCGGCGCCGGGCTGGACGCCAACGTCGCCCGCTTCGCGCGCACCACCTTCGTGGTCGAGATGGCGCGCGTGAGCCCGTCGTTCGCGCTCAGCTACGGCGCCAGCACCGGCCTCTTCGGCGCCAACGTGATCGGCAAGGGCACGCCCGAGCAGGTCGCCGAATGGGCGATCCCGGTGATGCGCTGCGAGAAGATCGGCGCCTGGGGCCTCACCGAGCCCGGCGCCGGCAGCGACGCCCTCGGCGGCATGCAGACGACCGCGCGGCGCGACGGCGACCACTACGTGCTGGCGGGCAGCAAGACGTTCATCACCAACGCCCCCTTCGCCGACGTCTTCCTCGTCTACGCGCGCGTGCAGGGCGGCGAGCAGGACGGCACGATCCAGCCCTTCCTCGTCGACCGCCGCGACGCCGGTCTCACCACCGGCCCGCCCATGAAGAAGATGGGCATGCGCGGCTCGCCCACCGGCGAGATCTTCCTCGACGACGTGCGCCTCCCGGCCGACCGCGTCCTCGGCGGCGGCGTGCGCAAGCGCGATCACGTGAAGTCGAGCCTGGCCCAGGAGCGCGGCGGCCTCTCGGTGCTGTCGTACGGCATCGCCGAGCGCTGCTTCGAGATCGCGCGCGACTACGCGAAGGAGCGGCGGCAGTTCGGCAAGCCCATCGCCGAGTTCCAGCTCGTGCAGCAGCGGCTCGCGCGTATGTGGGTGGCGGTGGCGAACAGCCGGCGCATCGTCTACGCCGACTGGCTCGCCGGCCGCCCGCTGCGCGAGTCCGTCGCCGACGTCTGCGCCGGCAAGCTCTACTGCGCCGAGATGGGGACGTTCGTCGCCTTCGAGGCGATCCACATCCTCGCCGGCAACGGCTACATGGAGGAGTACGTCGTCGAGCGCCTGGCGCGCGACGCCAAGCTCATCGAGCTGGGCGGGGGCACGACGGAGATCCAGATCCTGACCCTGGCCCGCGAGCTCCTGGCGTGA
- a CDS encoding right-handed parallel beta-helix repeat-containing protein, whose amino-acid sequence MDRTLSPRFPIRLVMGLALATAALPAAAAARIACGDVLPPGTTVVLTQDVGSCDGGDWALAVDGAVLDLNGHTFSCADTDGDGAVPDGIVLFGRGAVLRNGTVRGCYANVFLAGRGGHLVEDVVSTGAAEDGVHVQPRSNRSRIQRTTSNANADDGFELRGSRNRVEGCVADDNGEDGIDVAEGARNTVVSSAAARNVQSGIDVGAPATRVLANTVRDNGGFGIEVRSRRNRVLGNTASGSGGGPDIVSRRCRGNRFRDNVVAAPGVCVR is encoded by the coding sequence ATGGATCGCACGCTGTCCCCCCGTTTCCCCATCCGCCTCGTGATGGGCCTCGCCCTCGCGACCGCCGCCCTGCCGGCCGCCGCGGCCGCACGGATCGCCTGCGGCGACGTCCTCCCGCCGGGCACGACCGTCGTGCTCACCCAGGACGTCGGCTCCTGCGACGGCGGCGACTGGGCCCTCGCCGTCGACGGCGCCGTCCTCGACCTGAACGGCCACACCTTCTCCTGCGCCGACACGGACGGCGACGGCGCGGTTCCCGACGGCATCGTGCTGTTCGGGCGCGGCGCGGTCCTGCGCAACGGCACCGTCCGCGGCTGCTACGCCAACGTCTTCCTCGCCGGCCGCGGCGGCCATCTGGTCGAGGACGTGGTCTCGACCGGCGCCGCCGAGGACGGGGTCCACGTCCAGCCGCGCAGCAATCGCAGCCGCATCCAGCGGACGACGTCGAACGCGAACGCCGACGACGGCTTCGAGCTGCGCGGCAGCCGCAACCGCGTCGAGGGCTGCGTCGCCGACGACAACGGCGAGGACGGCATCGACGTCGCCGAAGGCGCCCGCAACACGGTCGTGTCGAGCGCCGCCGCGCGCAACGTGCAATCCGGCATCGACGTCGGCGCCCCGGCGACGCGGGTGCTCGCGAACACGGTGCGCGACAACGGCGGCTTCGGCATCGAGGTGCGCAGCCGGCGCAACCGCGTCCTCGGCAACACGGCGAGCGGCAGCGGCGGGGGTCCCGACATCGTCTCGCGGCGCTGCCGCGGCAATCGCTTCCGCGACAACGTCGTCGCCGCCCCGGGCGTCTGCGTGCGGTGA
- a CDS encoding PBP1A family penicillin-binding protein, whose product MARLGQRSALRIAGTWVVAACTIGGLAAAGALLSPTLQALPEVEQLREYHPPGVTRILAADGTLVGELWEERRLPVPLARVPLHVRQAFLAAEDVGFYGHWGIDVRGVARAAWVNLQRGGVAQGGSTITQQIVKALLLGPERSWTRKTKELVLALHLEHVLGKDEILALYLNQIYFGRGAYGVQAAAEAFFAKDVADLTAAEAALLASLPRAPTHYDPDRRPKRARARQEWVLARMHRAGFLSTVEWLAAREQPTVLAPRRTPPAVLAAPWYVEHVRRVLEEHYGNAARQLGLTVWTALDLGMQAKAEAALRDGLVVVDRRQPHRRGRPRAAEPTIEGALVAMVPGTGEVTALVGGWDPARSQWNRATQARRQPGSAFKPLVYAAALEHGFTATSRVLDGPITFGRGRGAWSPQNYGGRYYGRVSLREALARSLNTVSVRLLDGIGLDDALATFVKFGIPGPLPKNLSIALGTHEVTLLDLVAAYSVFPNLGERVEPVFVTEVRNAAGERVPFPGTLGERRTKVMDPAPAYVMTSLLESVVTRGSGREAASLGRPAAGKTGTTNDAKDAWFIGYTAELLAGVWVGYDDARPMGARETGGRAATPIWTDFMARALADVPIGDFTVPQDVLFVNVEPWSGLRATAGTPARLEPFVQGTEPTEFARVRIPKPEPEAEEPPVATAPQYVDATASAPPPPVP is encoded by the coding sequence GTGGCGCGGCTGGGGCAGAGGAGTGCGCTGCGAATCGCCGGGACGTGGGTGGTCGCAGCGTGCACGATCGGCGGTCTCGCGGCTGCCGGCGCCCTCCTGTCCCCGACCCTCCAGGCGTTGCCCGAGGTCGAGCAGCTGCGCGAGTACCACCCGCCCGGCGTGACCCGCATCCTGGCGGCCGACGGCACGCTCGTCGGCGAGCTGTGGGAGGAGCGGCGTCTCCCCGTGCCGCTCGCGCGGGTGCCGTTGCACGTGCGGCAGGCGTTCCTCGCCGCCGAGGACGTCGGCTTCTACGGCCACTGGGGCATCGACGTGCGCGGCGTCGCGCGCGCGGCGTGGGTGAACCTCCAGCGCGGTGGCGTCGCGCAGGGCGGCAGCACGATCACGCAGCAGATCGTGAAGGCGCTGCTCCTCGGCCCCGAGCGCAGCTGGACGCGCAAGACGAAGGAGCTCGTCCTCGCCTTGCACCTCGAGCACGTGCTCGGGAAGGACGAGATCCTCGCCCTCTACCTGAACCAGATCTACTTCGGCCGCGGCGCCTACGGCGTCCAGGCCGCCGCCGAGGCGTTCTTCGCGAAGGACGTCGCCGATCTGACCGCGGCGGAGGCGGCGCTGCTCGCGTCGCTGCCGCGCGCGCCGACGCACTACGACCCCGACCGTCGCCCGAAGCGGGCCCGTGCGCGCCAGGAGTGGGTGCTCGCGCGCATGCACCGCGCGGGTTTCCTCTCGACGGTCGAGTGGCTCGCGGCGCGCGAGCAGCCGACGGTGCTGGCTCCGCGCCGCACGCCGCCCGCGGTGCTCGCCGCGCCCTGGTACGTCGAGCACGTGCGCCGCGTCCTCGAGGAGCACTACGGCAACGCCGCCCGCCAGCTCGGGCTCACGGTATGGACGGCGCTCGACCTCGGCATGCAGGCCAAGGCCGAGGCGGCGCTGCGCGACGGGCTGGTGGTGGTCGACCGGCGCCAGCCGCACCGGCGCGGCCGCCCACGCGCCGCCGAGCCGACGATCGAGGGCGCGCTCGTCGCCATGGTGCCCGGGACGGGCGAGGTGACGGCGCTCGTCGGCGGCTGGGATCCGGCCCGCAGCCAGTGGAACCGCGCGACGCAGGCGCGCCGGCAACCCGGGTCGGCGTTCAAGCCGCTCGTCTACGCCGCGGCGCTCGAGCACGGCTTCACGGCGACCTCGCGCGTCCTCGACGGGCCGATCACCTTCGGGCGCGGGCGCGGCGCATGGAGCCCGCAGAACTACGGCGGCCGCTACTACGGGCGCGTGAGCCTGCGCGAGGCGCTGGCCCGCTCCCTCAACACGGTGAGCGTGCGGCTCCTCGACGGCATCGGCCTCGACGATGCGCTCGCCACCTTCGTGAAGTTCGGCATCCCCGGTCCGCTGCCGAAGAACCTGTCGATCGCGCTCGGTACGCACGAGGTGACCCTGCTCGACCTCGTCGCCGCCTACAGCGTCTTTCCGAACCTCGGCGAGCGCGTCGAGCCCGTGTTCGTGACCGAGGTGCGCAACGCGGCCGGCGAGCGCGTGCCGTTCCCCGGCACGCTCGGCGAGCGCCGTACGAAGGTCATGGACCCGGCCCCGGCCTACGTGATGACGAGCCTCCTCGAGAGCGTCGTCACGCGCGGCTCGGGGCGCGAAGCGGCGTCGCTCGGGCGGCCGGCCGCGGGCAAGACCGGGACGACGAACGACGCCAAGGACGCCTGGTTCATCGGCTACACGGCCGAGCTGCTCGCCGGCGTGTGGGTGGGCTACGACGACGCCCGCCCGATGGGGGCGCGCGAGACCGGCGGCCGGGCGGCCACGCCCATCTGGACCGACTTCATGGCCCGCGCGCTGGCCGACGTCCCCATCGGCGACTTCACCGTCCCGCAGGACGTGCTCTTCGTGAACGTCGAGCCCTGGTCGGGCCTGCGCGCGACCGCGGGGACGCCCGCGCGCCTCGAGCCCTTCGTGCAGGGCACGGAGCCCACCGAGTTCGCGCGCGTCCGCATCCCGAAGCCGGAGCCGGAGGCCGAGGAGCCGCCGGTCGCGACGGCGCCGCAGTACGTCGACGCGACGGCGAGCGCGCCGCCCCCGCCCGTGCCCTGA